Proteins from one Planctomyces sp. SH-PL62 genomic window:
- a CDS encoding response regulator, translating into MLVIEREASHGKAVLDALGDTVELVSVRSISKALALLRDNRFEGVYVDASQLSAARWVGMIIQAEEILDAIADGVAVVDPDLRIIWANPEFVSFTSGPDSTVGTRFYQAFAESEILGPEPCPFTTAVATRSPSSTVLKIRNNRYLKVTVTPVFDARHVLTHLIALTREITDEAQQQLKVNAIAQAGDELADLTPEELSEMGAEERTDLLKYNIARHMKDLMGLDFMEIRLLDRGSGRLIPLLTEGMTPLAAGRELLAGKEGQGVTGLVAATGQSYLCPDTTKDPFYIEGAENARSSLTVPLVYHGNVIGTLNVESPHPDSFDDRDRQFLEIYGRNVASALNTLELLQAEKASTASASVQAISREVALPLDDVITDAVTVLDRYAGHDEDVIARLRHLLYRAREIRGIIQKVGSTIAPPPANRVATPPAARLAGARILVVDADEAIRRSAHHLLGIQGAVVETARDAREAVALARQESYSAALADIRLPDMDGYAIYKRLREVRPETPVILMTGFGYDPTHSIVKARQEGLQTVLYKPFRSDRLMEAVEQALHIQTNRAEADPPDLQPEPAPRPES; encoded by the coding sequence GTGCTTGTCATCGAGCGGGAAGCGTCGCACGGCAAGGCGGTCCTCGACGCGCTGGGAGACACCGTCGAGCTCGTCTCGGTCCGCTCGATCTCCAAGGCCCTCGCGCTGCTGCGCGACAACCGGTTCGAGGGGGTGTACGTCGACGCCTCGCAGCTCTCCGCGGCGCGTTGGGTGGGGATGATCATCCAGGCGGAGGAGATCCTCGACGCGATCGCCGACGGCGTGGCGGTGGTCGACCCGGACCTGCGGATCATCTGGGCGAACCCCGAGTTCGTCTCGTTCACGTCCGGCCCCGATTCGACGGTCGGCACGCGGTTCTACCAGGCCTTCGCCGAGTCCGAGATCCTCGGGCCGGAGCCCTGTCCGTTCACGACGGCGGTCGCCACGCGGTCGCCGTCGAGCACGGTCCTGAAGATCCGCAACAACCGGTACCTGAAGGTCACGGTCACGCCGGTCTTCGACGCCCGCCACGTCCTGACCCACCTGATCGCCCTGACCCGCGAGATCACCGACGAGGCCCAGCAGCAGCTCAAGGTCAACGCCATCGCCCAGGCCGGCGACGAGCTGGCCGACCTGACGCCCGAGGAGCTGTCGGAGATGGGGGCCGAGGAGCGGACCGACCTCCTCAAGTACAACATCGCGCGGCACATGAAGGACCTGATGGGCCTGGACTTCATGGAGATCCGCCTGCTGGACCGGGGCAGCGGCCGACTGATCCCGCTCTTGACCGAAGGGATGACCCCGTTGGCCGCCGGCCGCGAGCTCCTGGCGGGCAAGGAGGGGCAGGGGGTGACCGGCCTGGTGGCGGCCACCGGCCAGAGCTACCTCTGTCCGGACACGACCAAGGACCCGTTCTACATCGAGGGGGCGGAGAACGCCCGGAGCTCGCTGACCGTCCCCCTGGTCTACCACGGCAACGTCATCGGCACGCTGAACGTCGAGAGTCCCCATCCCGACTCGTTCGACGATCGCGACCGTCAGTTCCTGGAGATCTACGGCCGCAACGTGGCCTCGGCCCTGAACACGCTGGAGCTGCTCCAGGCCGAGAAGGCGAGCACCGCCAGCGCCTCGGTCCAGGCGATCAGCCGCGAGGTCGCCCTGCCGCTCGACGACGTGATCACCGACGCCGTCACGGTGCTGGACCGCTACGCCGGCCACGACGAGGACGTCATCGCCCGGCTCCGCCACCTCCTCTACCGCGCCCGAGAGATCCGCGGCATCATCCAGAAGGTCGGCTCGACGATCGCCCCGCCCCCCGCCAACCGGGTCGCGACGCCCCCCGCCGCGCGGCTCGCCGGGGCCCGAATCCTGGTGGTCGACGCCGACGAGGCCATCCGCCGCTCGGCCCACCACCTGCTGGGCATCCAGGGCGCCGTCGTCGAGACGGCGCGCGACGCCCGCGAGGCCGTCGCGCTCGCCCGCCAGGAGTCGTACTCGGCCGCCCTGGCCGACATCCGCCTCCCCGACATGGACGGCTACGCCATCTACAAGCGGCTCCGCGAGGTCCGGCCCGAGACCCCGGTCATCCTCATGACCGGCTTCGGCTACGACCCCACCCACTCCATCGTCAAGGCCCGCCAGGAGGGCCTGCAAACCGTCCTGTACAAGCCCTTCCGCTCCGACCGCCTGATGGAAGCCGTCGAACAGGCCCTCCACATCCAGACCAACCGCGCCGAGGCCGACCCCCCCGACCTCCAGCCCGAACCCGCGCCCCGGCCCGAATCCTGA
- a CDS encoding DUF1858 domain-containing protein — protein sequence MATISLPILDGPPPAPDSGFTAGSAVTAATMIPDLLRVHPEARAVLDRYGLRGCGGRLGPYETLGFFARAHGVEQDRLMRELAEAVGRGLPAGGLVEEPASVADAIYARFFLAGIVMVLSAGATWGAWLLWNIGLSGSFQANALQSVNAHGMVQISGWVGLFIMGFAYQAFPRFWHTSLAAPRLAVAVFGAMIVGIATQAFGMVAMGDSSLAAIVATAGAGLQAAATATFAAQILATFRRSGARFEPYVGFVTAALAWFVAATIMSGWHTWTTMTAPDEASLVWYVATYQAPLRDLQVHGLALFMILGVSIRMLPALFGAPRVEDRRAWTALGLLTAAVLGEVALFLTYRLTGNHVLAAGLMLPWLMLAAGAALVVLPWRPWRPFPEHDRVCKFVRAAYGWLAVSIAMLALLPAYQAASGLPFSHAYYGAIRHAATVGFVSLMIMGFAAKAVPTLTGVDSRGLSSLWGPFLLVNAGCCLRVVTQTLTDWSPAPYAVIGVSGTMEVAGLAWWGFGIASLILSRRDGEARHDRVAAPAPDRIDGGHHPADVLDWFPETAPVFDRFGLTPLRSAALRRTIGRRVTLNQAARLHGISPEELTLALNDARR from the coding sequence ATGGCGACGATCTCGCTCCCCATCCTGGACGGGCCGCCCCCCGCGCCCGATTCGGGCTTCACGGCCGGTTCGGCCGTCACCGCCGCGACGATGATCCCGGATCTGCTGCGGGTCCATCCCGAGGCTCGGGCCGTGCTCGACCGCTACGGCCTTCGGGGCTGCGGCGGGCGGCTCGGCCCGTATGAGACGCTCGGCTTCTTCGCGAGGGCGCACGGGGTGGAGCAGGATCGGCTGATGCGTGAGCTGGCCGAGGCGGTCGGGCGCGGGCTGCCGGCGGGAGGGCTGGTCGAGGAGCCCGCGAGCGTCGCCGACGCGATCTACGCCCGCTTCTTCCTCGCGGGGATCGTCATGGTCCTCTCGGCCGGGGCCACCTGGGGGGCCTGGCTGCTCTGGAACATCGGCCTGAGCGGCTCATTCCAGGCGAACGCGCTCCAGAGCGTCAACGCGCACGGCATGGTGCAGATTTCCGGCTGGGTGGGCCTGTTCATCATGGGCTTCGCCTACCAGGCGTTCCCCAGGTTCTGGCACACGAGCCTGGCGGCGCCCCGGCTGGCCGTCGCGGTCTTCGGGGCCATGATCGTCGGCATCGCGACCCAGGCTTTCGGGATGGTCGCGATGGGAGACTCCTCCCTGGCCGCGATCGTGGCGACGGCCGGCGCCGGCTTGCAGGCGGCGGCGACGGCGACCTTCGCCGCGCAGATCCTGGCGACCTTCCGCCGCTCCGGCGCGCGGTTCGAGCCCTACGTCGGGTTCGTGACGGCGGCGCTGGCGTGGTTCGTCGCGGCGACGATCATGAGCGGCTGGCACACCTGGACGACGATGACCGCCCCGGACGAGGCGTCGCTGGTCTGGTACGTCGCGACCTACCAGGCCCCCCTGCGCGACTTGCAGGTCCACGGGCTCGCCCTGTTCATGATCCTGGGCGTCTCCATCCGCATGCTCCCGGCGCTCTTCGGCGCCCCCCGCGTCGAGGACCGCCGGGCCTGGACGGCCCTCGGGCTCCTGACCGCCGCCGTGCTCGGCGAGGTCGCCCTCTTCCTGACCTACCGACTGACCGGGAACCACGTCCTGGCGGCGGGCCTGATGCTCCCCTGGCTGATGCTCGCGGCGGGGGCCGCCCTGGTGGTCCTCCCCTGGCGGCCCTGGCGGCCCTTCCCGGAACACGACCGCGTTTGCAAGTTCGTGCGGGCGGCTTACGGCTGGCTCGCGGTCTCGATCGCGATGCTCGCCCTGTTGCCGGCCTACCAGGCGGCCAGCGGCCTGCCGTTCAGCCACGCCTATTACGGGGCGATCCGCCACGCCGCCACGGTCGGATTCGTCTCCCTGATGATCATGGGCTTCGCCGCCAAGGCCGTGCCGACGCTCACCGGCGTGGACTCGCGCGGCCTGTCGAGCCTCTGGGGCCCGTTCCTCCTGGTCAACGCCGGCTGCTGCCTCCGAGTCGTCACCCAGACGCTGACCGACTGGTCGCCGGCCCCTTACGCCGTCATCGGCGTCAGCGGGACCATGGAAGTCGCCGGGCTGGCCTGGTGGGGATTCGGCATCGCGTCCCTGATCCTCTCCCGTCGCGACGGCGAAGCTCGACACGATCGCGTCGCCGCCCCCGCGCCCGACCGGATCGACGGGGGTCATCATCCGGCCGACGTCCTGGACTGGTTCCCCGAGACCGCGCCGGTCTTCGATCGCTTCGGCCTGACCCCGCTTCGCAGCGCGGCCCTGCGTCGGACGATCGGCCGCCGCGTGACGCTGAACCAGGCGGCCCGGCTCCACGGGATCTCCCCCGAGGAGTTGACCCTCGCCCTGAACGACGCCCGTCGCTGA